A DNA window from Mycolicibacter terrae contains the following coding sequences:
- the fadD4 gene encoding fatty-acid--CoA ligase FadD4: MQIRDWTDAANPAIIMHPSGIAVSFAELEARANRLAHHFRRAGLCRGDTVAVVMENNHHVHAVMWAARRTGLYYTMINTHLTPAEAAYIVDNSGAKALIGSRVTRALCEGLAAHLPGGLPGLLMLADDDMEGWQRYPECVAGHPAALVADEREGDLLQYSSGTTGRPKGIRRELPDISPAESPGLLRPLLAVLGIEKHAVYLSPAPLYHTAPSMWSLAVQAAGGTTVVLEKFDAEGALEAIQRFGVTHGQFVPAMFVRMLKLPPAVRHRYDISTLRRVVHAAAPCPLDIKQQMIDWWGPIIDEYYGSSEGVGVSFIRAEDWLEHPGSVGRPLVGIPHILGADGRELPPGQPGDIYYEGGLSFKYLHDQEKTAAAFNAQGWATVGDVGYLDSDGYLYLTDRRHHMIISGGVNIYPQEAEDLLISHPKVLDAAVFGIPDESMGQSVKAVVQPVDPTDTTDRFADELLAWLRDRLAHYKCPRTISFEAQLPRSEAGKLYKDVLVDKYGAG; encoded by the coding sequence ATGCAGATCCGCGATTGGACCGACGCCGCCAACCCGGCGATCATCATGCACCCCTCGGGCATTGCGGTGAGTTTCGCCGAACTCGAGGCACGAGCCAACCGCCTTGCCCACCACTTTCGGCGGGCCGGCCTCTGCCGGGGTGACACGGTCGCCGTCGTCATGGAGAACAACCATCACGTCCACGCGGTCATGTGGGCTGCCCGCCGTACCGGGCTGTACTACACCATGATCAATACTCACCTGACGCCGGCCGAAGCCGCCTACATCGTCGACAACAGCGGCGCCAAGGCGCTGATCGGGTCGCGCGTCACCCGCGCGCTGTGCGAGGGGCTGGCCGCCCACCTGCCCGGCGGGTTGCCCGGTCTGCTGATGCTTGCGGACGACGACATGGAGGGCTGGCAGCGCTATCCGGAGTGCGTCGCCGGCCATCCCGCGGCGCTCGTCGCCGACGAGCGTGAGGGCGACCTGCTGCAGTATTCGTCGGGGACCACCGGGCGCCCCAAAGGAATCCGCCGCGAGTTGCCGGACATCTCGCCGGCCGAGTCACCTGGACTGCTCAGGCCCCTGCTCGCCGTGTTGGGCATCGAAAAGCACGCGGTGTATCTGAGTCCCGCTCCGCTCTATCACACCGCGCCGTCGATGTGGTCGCTCGCGGTGCAGGCCGCCGGCGGAACTACGGTGGTCTTGGAGAAGTTCGACGCGGAGGGTGCGCTCGAGGCGATCCAGCGGTTCGGCGTCACCCACGGGCAGTTCGTCCCCGCGATGTTCGTGCGGATGCTCAAACTGCCGCCCGCGGTACGTCATCGCTATGACATCTCCACCCTGCGGCGGGTGGTGCACGCCGCAGCCCCGTGTCCGCTCGACATCAAGCAGCAGATGATCGACTGGTGGGGTCCCATCATCGACGAATACTACGGTTCGTCCGAGGGCGTCGGTGTCTCGTTCATCCGCGCCGAGGACTGGCTGGAACATCCCGGTTCGGTGGGCAGGCCGCTGGTCGGCATCCCGCACATCCTCGGTGCGGACGGCCGCGAGCTGCCGCCCGGACAACCCGGCGACATCTATTACGAGGGCGGCCTGTCGTTCAAGTACCTGCACGACCAGGAGAAGACCGCCGCGGCATTCAACGCGCAGGGCTGGGCCACCGTCGGCGATGTCGGCTACCTGGACTCCGACGGCTATCTCTACCTGACCGATCGGCGCCATCACATGATCATCTCCGGGGGAGTCAACATCTACCCGCAAGAGGCCGAGGATCTGCTGATCTCCCACCCGAAGGTGCTTGACGCGGCGGTCTTCGGGATTCCCGACGAGTCGATGGGGCAGTCGGTGAAAGCCGTTGTCCAGCCTGTTGATCCGACCGACACGACCGACCGTTTCGCCGACGAGTTGCTGGCTTGGCTGCGCGATCGCCTGGCTCACTACAAGTGCCCGCGGACGATCTCATTCGAGGCGCAGTTGCCGCGTTCGGAGGCGGGCAAGTTGTACAAGGACGTGCTGGTGGACAAGTACGGCGCCGGCTAG
- a CDS encoding Rv3235 family protein yields MTTDHTPAVRSTVAPVIDYEPPARAALPRRPVQRASAPLSRPRRGHPPGMRADRPARGGLPAALQSAAVFADAALRRVLEVVDQRRPAKHLHPLLAAGLAESVQSARPGAAAPRGEPATLQRVRVQPAGSSEPATAVEAFGTYRRGRRTHALACRIERVGAAGHGTAWQIVALHIG; encoded by the coding sequence ATGACCACCGACCACACCCCAGCCGTGCGCTCGACCGTCGCGCCGGTGATCGACTACGAACCCCCGGCCCGCGCGGCGTTGCCGCGCCGGCCGGTACAGCGGGCATCGGCGCCGCTGTCGCGGCCCCGCCGCGGTCATCCGCCGGGAATGCGGGCGGACCGGCCCGCGCGCGGCGGGCTGCCGGCGGCGCTGCAGTCGGCCGCGGTGTTCGCCGATGCCGCGCTGCGCCGGGTCCTGGAAGTCGTGGACCAGCGCCGCCCGGCCAAACACCTGCATCCGCTGCTCGCCGCCGGGCTGGCCGAATCGGTGCAATCGGCGCGCCCGGGCGCAGCGGCGCCGCGGGGCGAGCCGGCGACACTGCAGCGGGTGCGCGTCCAACCGGCAGGATCCTCCGAGCCGGCTACCGCCGTCGAGGCGTTCGGCACCTACCGGCGCGGCCGGCGCACGCACGCGCTGGCCTGCCGCATCGAGCGGGTGGGCGCGGCCGGCCACGGCACGGCGTGGCAGATCGTCGCGCTGCACATCGGCTGA
- a CDS encoding WS/DGAT/MGAT family O-acyltransferase yields the protein MVNRLSATDASFYRLDNTTTPMYVQSLYILRNPRGGLAYEKLLATVEQRLPQIPRYRQKIREVTMNLARPVWVDDHEFDITYHVRHLAVPSPGSDQQLHELTAYLGQQSLDRLRPLWEMYLIEGLADNRIALYIKSHQVLVNGMAAPALGHVLVDRTQRPPPFDEDIWVPRREPGAAELVLGAVGDWVAAPRTQLQAVGSTVGSPLTWLGRKAFDTARTIARGTAPNTPLNTQVSQNRLFTVAQGALEDYRTVRARYDCAINDVVLAVITGALRNWLLSRGEPVGSTRKVRAMAPLSVYPDHEYDTAGQPIGAVTPFLVDLPVGEPNPVVRLSQIAYATESHPTSTGLVDARTILTVSGFAPPTLHAMGVRVATAFAGFSGRVFNLLITNAPGAQRQLYVCGAKLLETYSVPPLLPNKAFTIGVTSYNGTLYYGVNADRKSMSDVGLVSALLDEALAELLEAAT from the coding sequence ATGGTGAACCGGTTGTCGGCGACGGATGCGTCCTTCTACCGCCTGGACAACACCACCACGCCGATGTACGTACAGTCGCTGTACATCCTGCGCAACCCGCGTGGCGGGCTGGCCTACGAGAAGTTGCTGGCCACCGTCGAGCAACGGCTGCCGCAGATTCCGCGTTACCGGCAGAAGATCCGCGAAGTCACGATGAACCTGGCCCGCCCGGTGTGGGTGGACGACCACGAGTTCGACATCACCTATCACGTGCGCCATCTGGCGGTACCGTCTCCCGGCAGCGACCAGCAGTTGCACGAACTGACCGCCTACCTCGGCCAGCAGTCGCTGGACCGGCTTCGGCCGCTGTGGGAGATGTATCTGATCGAGGGCCTGGCCGACAACCGGATCGCGCTGTACATCAAGTCGCATCAGGTGCTGGTCAACGGAATGGCGGCGCCGGCCCTCGGGCACGTCCTGGTCGACCGGACGCAGCGCCCGCCGCCGTTCGACGAGGACATCTGGGTGCCGCGGCGCGAGCCCGGCGCCGCCGAACTGGTCCTCGGCGCGGTCGGGGATTGGGTGGCGGCGCCGCGAACCCAGCTGCAGGCGGTGGGATCGACGGTCGGCAGCCCGCTGACCTGGCTGGGCCGCAAGGCATTCGACACGGCACGGACGATCGCACGCGGAACGGCGCCGAACACTCCGCTCAACACCCAGGTGTCGCAGAACCGACTCTTCACGGTGGCGCAGGGCGCACTGGAGGACTACCGCACGGTACGGGCCCGCTACGACTGCGCCATCAACGACGTGGTGCTCGCCGTGATCACCGGGGCCTTGCGAAATTGGCTGCTGTCCCGCGGCGAGCCGGTCGGATCGACCCGGAAGGTGCGGGCCATGGCCCCACTGTCGGTGTACCCGGACCATGAATACGACACCGCGGGTCAGCCCATCGGTGCGGTCACCCCGTTCCTGGTGGATCTGCCGGTCGGAGAACCCAATCCGGTGGTCCGGCTCTCCCAGATCGCCTACGCCACCGAATCGCATCCCACCTCGACCGGATTGGTGGACGCTCGCACCATCCTGACCGTGTCGGGGTTCGCGCCGCCGACTCTGCACGCGATGGGCGTTCGGGTCGCGACCGCCTTCGCCGGGTTCTCCGGGCGGGTGTTCAACCTGTTGATCACCAATGCGCCCGGCGCCCAGCGTCAGCTCTACGTCTGCGGCGCCAAACTGCTCGAGACCTACAGCGTGCCCCCGCTGCTGCCCAACAAGGCGTTCACCATCGGGGTCACGTCCTACAACGGCACCCTGTACTACGGGGTCAACGCCGACCGCAAGTCGATGAGTGACGTGGGGCTGGTCTCGGCGCTGTTGGACGAGGCGCTCGCAGAACTGCTGGAGGCGGCCACATGA
- the ppk2 gene encoding polyphosphate kinase 2, translated as MTGEPAERPIADDVYNAALQRLQIEFVKLQEWVRGTGARVVVIFEGRDAAGKGGAIKRITEGLNPRVVHVAALPAPTERERGQWYFQRYVAALPARGEITLFDRSWYNRAGVEKVMGFCTPDEHARFLAQAPVFEQLLIDDGILLRKYWFSVSQGEQLRRFRKRRNDPLRQWKLSTMDLEAVNRWDDYSRARDEMMAHTDVAGSPWYVVESEIKKNARLNMMAHLLSTIPYTEVVLQPVDLPERPAVTGDYQRPDRDNYHYVDDYAATLMGEA; from the coding sequence ATGACCGGCGAGCCCGCCGAGCGCCCGATCGCCGACGACGTGTACAACGCCGCATTGCAGCGCCTGCAGATCGAATTCGTCAAGCTTCAGGAGTGGGTACGCGGTACCGGCGCCCGGGTCGTGGTGATTTTCGAAGGCCGCGACGCGGCCGGAAAAGGCGGTGCCATCAAACGCATCACCGAAGGCCTCAACCCGCGGGTGGTGCACGTGGCGGCGCTTCCGGCGCCTACCGAACGCGAACGCGGGCAGTGGTACTTCCAGCGCTACGTCGCGGCATTGCCCGCTCGCGGCGAGATCACGCTGTTCGACCGGTCCTGGTACAACCGCGCCGGCGTCGAGAAGGTGATGGGGTTCTGCACGCCGGACGAGCACGCGCGGTTCCTGGCGCAGGCACCGGTCTTCGAGCAGCTGTTGATCGACGACGGAATCCTGTTGCGCAAGTACTGGTTCTCGGTCTCGCAGGGAGAGCAGCTGCGTCGGTTTCGCAAGCGGCGCAACGATCCGCTGCGGCAGTGGAAGTTATCCACGATGGACCTCGAGGCGGTGAACCGCTGGGACGACTACTCCCGGGCCCGCGACGAGATGATGGCGCACACCGACGTCGCGGGAAGCCCCTGGTACGTGGTCGAGTCGGAAATCAAGAAGAACGCGCGACTGAACATGATGGCGCACCTGCTGTCGACGATTCCCTATACCGAGGTGGTGCTCCAGCCGGTGGACCTGCCGGAGCGGCCCGCCGTCACCGGGGACTATCAGCGCCCCGATCGCGACAACTACCACTACGTCGACGATTACGCCGCCACACTGATGGGCGAGGCGTGA
- a CDS encoding DUF6912 family protein produces the protein MRVYIPATLDMLTQLVADGSLRPVSGTAFAVTPALRESYAHGDDDELAEVALGEAALASLRLLGAAQASTVASAEASLPTRRAVLVAEVEPVTARPDLDTAVVRLDGPVEIGDVVAAYVDNAAAEPAVRAAVAVIDHADLGDEDAELTVGDAQDHDLAWYATQELPFLLDLL, from the coding sequence ATGCGGGTCTACATCCCGGCGACGCTGGACATGCTCACCCAGCTGGTCGCCGACGGTTCACTACGTCCGGTCAGCGGGACCGCGTTCGCGGTGACACCGGCCCTGCGGGAGTCCTACGCGCACGGCGACGACGACGAACTGGCCGAGGTGGCACTCGGCGAAGCGGCATTGGCATCACTGCGGCTGCTCGGTGCTGCCCAGGCGAGCACCGTGGCGTCGGCCGAGGCGAGCCTGCCCACTCGCAGGGCGGTGCTGGTCGCCGAGGTCGAGCCGGTCACCGCCCGTCCCGACCTGGATACCGCCGTGGTGCGGCTGGACGGGCCGGTCGAGATCGGCGACGTGGTCGCGGCGTATGTGGACAACGCGGCCGCCGAACCGGCGGTGCGCGCGGCGGTGGCCGTGATCGACCACGCCGACCTCGGCGACGAGGATGCCGAGCTGACCGTCGGCGACGCCCAGGATCACGACCTGGCCTGGTATGCCACCCAGGAGCTGCCGTTCCTGCTTGACCTGCTCTGA
- a CDS encoding ferredoxin reductase produces the protein MSKKHSSITANVGDTRRPTVAGADRHPGWNALRRIATRITTPLLPDDYLRLANPLWSARELRGRVLEVRRETADSATLVIKPGWGFHFDYSAGQYIGIGLLVDGRWRWRSYSLTSAPVSGARTIAITVKAMPEGFLSSHLVDGVTPGTVVRLAAPQGEFVLPDPAPATVLFLTAGSGITPVMSMLRTLARRDDITDVVHLHSAPTAADLLFAEELDALAREHPGYRLLFRATRSAGRLDLSGPDALDAEVPDWRGRQAWACGPAALLGDAERIWAAAGIAEQLHIERFTVARTAAAQGGGTVTFAASGRSVVTDAATTLLEAGESVGVQMPFGCRMGICQSCVVELVGGQVRDLRSGADHEPGTRIQTCVSTAAGDCELDV, from the coding sequence GTGAGCAAGAAGCATTCGTCGATCACCGCCAACGTGGGGGACACCAGGCGGCCGACCGTCGCCGGGGCGGACCGTCATCCGGGTTGGAATGCGCTGCGCCGCATCGCCACCCGGATCACCACGCCGCTGCTGCCGGACGACTATCTGCGGCTGGCCAACCCGCTGTGGTCGGCCCGCGAACTGCGCGGGCGGGTGCTGGAGGTGCGGCGGGAGACCGCCGATTCGGCGACGCTGGTCATCAAACCCGGTTGGGGATTTCACTTCGACTACTCCGCCGGGCAGTACATCGGCATCGGCCTGCTGGTCGATGGGCGCTGGCGCTGGCGGTCCTACTCGTTGACGTCGGCCCCGGTGAGCGGGGCGCGCACCATCGCCATCACCGTCAAGGCGATGCCGGAAGGCTTTTTATCCAGCCACCTGGTGGACGGCGTCACGCCGGGCACCGTGGTGCGGCTGGCCGCTCCCCAGGGCGAATTCGTGCTGCCCGACCCGGCCCCGGCCACGGTGCTGTTCCTGACCGCCGGGTCCGGGATCACGCCGGTCATGTCGATGCTGCGCACCCTGGCCCGCCGGGACGACATCACCGACGTGGTGCACCTGCACTCGGCGCCCACCGCCGCCGATCTGCTGTTCGCTGAGGAGTTGGACGCCCTGGCGCGTGAGCACCCCGGCTACCGGCTGCTGTTTCGCGCCACCCGCTCCGCGGGCCGGCTGGACCTCTCCGGGCCCGATGCGCTCGACGCCGAGGTTCCCGACTGGCGCGGCCGGCAGGCCTGGGCGTGCGGGCCGGCGGCGCTGTTGGGTGATGCCGAGCGCATCTGGGCGGCAGCCGGGATCGCCGAGCAGCTGCACATCGAGCGATTCACGGTCGCGCGTACCGCAGCGGCGCAGGGCGGGGGGACCGTCACCTTCGCGGCCAGCGGCAGAAGCGTCGTCACCGATGCGGCGACGACCCTGCTCGAGGCGGGGGAGAGCGTCGGGGTCCAGATGCCGTTCGGCTGCCGGATGGGCATCTGTCAGTCCTGCGTGGTGGAGCTGGTGGGTGGTCAGGTCCGTGACCTGCGCAGCGGTGCCGACCATGAACCGGGGACCCGCATTCAGACGTGTGTCTCGACGGCCGCCGGCGACTGCGAGCTGGACGTCTGA
- a CDS encoding fatty acid desaturase family protein: MAVTDVEVFAHLSDADVENLAAELDAIRRDIEASRGERDARYIRRTIAAQRVLEVTGRVLLAAGTRRSARWAGTATLGVAKIIENMEIGHNVMHGQWDWMNDPEIHSSGWEWDMAGSSKHWRFTHNFAHHKYTNILGMDDDVGYGLLRVTRDVPWKRFNLFNVFYNAMLAIGFEWGVALQHLEVGKIFMGRSDRAASLVRLREFSAKAGRQLFKDYVAFPALTALSPGATFASTVKSNAIANVIRNVWSNAIIFCGHFPDGAEKFTKTDMVGESRGHWYLRQLLGSANIDAGQPMRFFSGSLSHQIEHHLYPDLPSNRYPEIAVRVRQVCEKYDLPYTSGPFLVQYGKTWRTIVKLSLPDRFLRDTADDAPETRSEKMFAELEPGYSGTDPVTGRRRGLKTAISAVRGWRRDKRIDRLAA; this comes from the coding sequence ATGGCGGTAACCGACGTCGAGGTGTTCGCGCACCTGAGCGACGCCGATGTGGAGAACCTCGCCGCTGAGCTCGACGCCATCCGCCGCGACATCGAGGCCTCCCGCGGCGAGCGCGACGCCCGCTACATCCGCCGGACCATCGCCGCCCAGCGCGTGCTCGAGGTGACCGGCCGGGTGCTGCTCGCCGCCGGCACCCGCCGCTCGGCCCGCTGGGCCGGCACCGCGACCCTGGGGGTGGCCAAGATCATCGAGAACATGGAGATCGGCCACAACGTCATGCACGGCCAGTGGGACTGGATGAACGACCCGGAGATCCACTCCAGCGGCTGGGAGTGGGACATGGCCGGGTCGTCCAAGCACTGGCGCTTCACCCACAACTTCGCCCACCACAAGTACACCAACATCCTCGGGATGGACGACGATGTCGGCTACGGCCTGCTGCGGGTCACCCGCGACGTGCCCTGGAAACGCTTCAACCTGTTCAACGTGTTCTACAACGCCATGTTGGCGATCGGCTTCGAGTGGGGAGTCGCGTTGCAGCACTTGGAGGTCGGCAAGATCTTCATGGGGCGCAGCGACCGTGCGGCGAGCCTGGTGCGGCTGCGGGAATTCTCCGCCAAGGCCGGCCGGCAGCTGTTCAAGGATTACGTCGCCTTCCCGGCTTTGACTGCGCTGTCACCCGGCGCGACGTTCGCCTCGACGGTGAAGTCCAACGCGATCGCCAACGTGATCCGCAACGTGTGGTCCAATGCGATCATCTTCTGCGGCCACTTCCCTGACGGTGCCGAGAAATTCACCAAGACCGACATGGTCGGCGAGTCACGGGGCCACTGGTATCTGCGGCAGCTGCTGGGCAGCGCCAACATCGACGCCGGGCAGCCGATGCGGTTCTTCAGCGGCAGCCTGTCGCATCAGATCGAACACCACCTGTACCCGGACCTGCCCAGCAATCGTTACCCCGAGATCGCGGTGCGGGTGCGACAGGTGTGCGAGAAGTACGACCTGCCCTACACCTCCGGGCCGTTTCTGGTGCAGTACGGCAAGACCTGGCGCACCATCGTCAAACTGTCGCTGCCGGACCGGTTCCTGCGCGACACCGCCGACGACGCCCCGGAGACCCGCAGCGAGAAGATGTTCGCCGAACTGGAGCCCGGCTACTCCGGAACCGACCCGGTGACCGGGCGGCGCCGCGGACTCAAGACCGCGATCTCGGCCGTGCGGGGCTGGCGCCGGGACAAGCGGATCGACCGACTGGCGGCCTGA
- the rsgA gene encoding ribosome small subunit-dependent GTPase A, whose product MKPGDYDESDVKVRSGRGSRPRTKIRPEHADAQSAMVVSVDRGRWGCVLDDDPDCQVTAMRARELGRTPIVVGDHVDVVGDLSGRPDTLARIVRRGPRRTVLRRTADDTDPTERVVVANADQLLIVVALADPPPRTGLVERALIAAYAGGLAPILCLTKTDLAEPEPFAGQFADLDLTVVTAGRDDPLEAVAELLVGRITVLLGHSGVGKSTLVNRLVPQADRAVGQVTDFGRGRHTSTQSVALRLVGSGWVIDTPGIRSFGLAHIAPDDVLMAFSDLAETIIECPRGCGHLGPPADPECALDTLIGPAARRVTAARQLLATLREA is encoded by the coding sequence TTGAAGCCCGGCGACTACGACGAGTCCGACGTCAAGGTCCGTTCCGGCCGTGGCTCCCGCCCGCGCACCAAAATCCGCCCCGAGCACGCCGACGCGCAATCGGCGATGGTGGTCAGCGTCGACCGCGGCCGTTGGGGTTGTGTGCTCGACGATGACCCGGACTGCCAGGTCACCGCGATGCGCGCCCGCGAGCTGGGCCGCACTCCGATCGTCGTCGGCGATCATGTCGACGTGGTCGGGGACCTGTCCGGCCGGCCCGACACGCTGGCCCGCATCGTGCGGCGCGGGCCGCGGCGAACGGTGTTGCGGCGCACCGCCGATGACACCGATCCGACCGAGCGGGTGGTGGTCGCCAACGCCGATCAGCTGCTGATCGTGGTGGCCCTGGCCGATCCACCGCCGCGCACCGGCTTGGTCGAGCGGGCCCTGATCGCCGCCTACGCCGGTGGCCTGGCACCGATTCTGTGCCTGACCAAGACGGACCTGGCCGAGCCCGAGCCGTTCGCCGGTCAGTTCGCCGATCTGGACCTCACGGTGGTCACCGCGGGCCGTGACGACCCGCTCGAGGCGGTCGCCGAGCTGCTGGTCGGCCGGATCACGGTGCTGCTGGGCCATTCCGGTGTCGGCAAATCAACGCTGGTGAATCGTCTTGTCCCACAAGCTGACCGAGCTGTCGGTCAAGTCACCGACTTCGGGCGCGGGCGGCACACCTCCACCCAGTCGGTGGCGCTGCGGCTGGTCGGATCCGGCTGGGTGATCGACACCCCGGGCATCCGATCGTTCGGGCTGGCCCACATCGCCCCCGACGACGTACTGATGGCGTTCTCCGACCTCGCCGAGACGATCATCGAATGTCCGCGCGGCTGTGGGCATCTGGGGCCCCCCGCCGATCCCGAGTGCGCCCTGGACACCCTCATCGGGCCGGCCGCACGGCGGGTCACCGCGGCACGGCAGCTGTTGGCGACGCTCCGCGAGGCTTAG
- the aroA gene encoding 3-phosphoshikimate 1-carboxyvinyltransferase, translating into MTTWPAPTLSTPIDATVTVPGSKSQTNRALILAALAAARGGEVSTLSGALRSRDTDLMLDALRALGLRVEAVAHQVTVSGEIDPEPDTRLNCGLAGTVLRFVPPLAALSTGTVIFDGDEQARTRPIAPLLDAMRGLGIAVEGDTLPFAIKGTGSVAGGTVEIDASASSQFVSGLLLVGAAFDDGLTVVHTGTSLPSAPHIAMTVAMLRQAGIDVDDSTGNRWRVRAATPAARHWEIEPDLSNATPFLAAAVVTGGEVRITDWPALGVQPADSIIDIIGRTGALVRQTDSQLQVTGPGSYAGFDVDLRAVGELTPTVAALAALAAPGSVSHLRGIAHLRGHETDRLAALTTELNRLGGDSVEMADGLVITATPLHGGTWHSYADHRMATAGAIIGLRVPEVEVEDIETTAKTLPAFPRMWAEMLADSGSSA; encoded by the coding sequence GTGACGACTTGGCCGGCACCGACCCTCAGCACCCCTATCGACGCGACGGTCACCGTGCCCGGCTCGAAGTCCCAGACCAATCGGGCTCTGATTCTGGCGGCGCTGGCCGCGGCGCGCGGCGGCGAAGTCTCCACCCTCTCCGGTGCCCTGCGCAGCCGCGACACCGACCTGATGCTCGACGCGCTGAGGGCTCTGGGATTGCGGGTCGAGGCGGTGGCCCACCAGGTCACGGTCAGCGGCGAGATCGACCCCGAGCCGGACACCCGGCTGAACTGCGGCCTGGCCGGCACCGTGTTGCGGTTCGTGCCGCCGCTGGCGGCGTTGAGCACCGGCACGGTGATCTTCGACGGTGACGAGCAGGCCCGGACCCGGCCGATCGCGCCGCTGTTGGACGCGATGCGCGGCCTGGGTATCGCGGTCGAGGGTGACACACTGCCGTTCGCGATCAAGGGCACCGGGTCGGTCGCCGGTGGCACCGTTGAGATCGATGCGTCGGCGTCCTCGCAGTTCGTCTCCGGCCTGCTGCTGGTCGGCGCCGCGTTCGACGACGGACTGACCGTGGTGCACACCGGCACGTCCCTGCCGTCGGCGCCGCACATCGCGATGACGGTGGCGATGCTGCGCCAGGCCGGAATCGATGTCGACGACTCCACCGGCAACCGCTGGCGGGTGCGAGCGGCGACTCCGGCGGCTCGGCACTGGGAGATCGAGCCGGACCTGTCCAACGCCACCCCGTTCCTGGCAGCCGCCGTGGTCACCGGGGGTGAGGTGCGCATCACCGACTGGCCGGCCCTCGGCGTTCAACCGGCCGATTCGATCATCGACATCATCGGCAGGACGGGTGCGCTGGTACGCCAGACCGATTCCCAGCTGCAGGTGACGGGACCGGGCAGCTATGCCGGCTTCGACGTCGACCTGCGCGCGGTCGGCGAACTCACCCCCACGGTGGCGGCCCTGGCGGCCCTGGCGGCGCCCGGATCGGTGTCGCACCTGCGCGGTATCGCGCATCTGCGTGGGCACGAGACCGACCGGTTGGCGGCGTTGACCACCGAGCTCAACCGGCTCGGCGGCGACAGCGTCGAGATGGCCGACGGCCTGGTGATCACCGCGACACCGCTGCACGGCGGAACCTGGCACTCCTATGCCGATCACCGGATGGCCACCGCCGGCGCCATCATCGGATTGCGGGTCCCCGAGGTCGAGGTGGAGGACATCGAGACGACCGCCAAGACGCTGCCCGCGTTCCCCCGGATGTGGGCGGAGATGCTGGCCGATTCGGGTTCGAGCGCTTGA